One window of Nostoc sp. C052 genomic DNA carries:
- a CDS encoding retroviral-like aspartic protease, translating to MVNPQRFFFTEGYDTFGVPDALPKLPLVLDYRNSSVDVSGLLDTGASVSVLPYSIGIQLGAIWEEQTISVRLAGNLEPVEARGLLVSAQIGSFEPVRLVFAWSLSNDVPLLLGRMNFFLEFDVCFYRSQLVFDVCPQS from the coding sequence ATGGTTAATCCTCAAAGATTTTTCTTTACAGAGGGATACGATACATTTGGTGTTCCTGATGCGCTGCCAAAGCTACCATTAGTATTAGACTATCGTAACTCATCAGTAGACGTTTCAGGCTTGTTAGATACTGGAGCAAGCGTCAGCGTTCTGCCATATAGTATTGGTATTCAACTAGGCGCAATTTGGGAAGAACAGACGATTTCTGTAAGGTTGGCTGGTAATTTGGAACCCGTTGAAGCAAGAGGTTTGCTTGTATCTGCTCAGATTGGATCGTTTGAGCCTGTTCGCTTAGTTTTTGCGTGGAGCTTGTCTAATGATGTACCTTTGTTGCTAGGACGTATGAACTTCTTTTTGGAGTTTGATGTGTGTTTCTATCGTTCACAACTGGTATTTGATGTGTGTCCACAGTCGTAA
- a CDS encoding reverse transcriptase family protein, whose amino-acid sequence MSSKNLSTNLLATESNLEKLQIDSLALLRWLRPPQASHGLAEYNTPEEIAFAMGISLEKLRFLATSTSLIKHYLPFKISKKTGGERIISAPKPELKAAQRWILENILEKLEIHNAAHGFCKNRSIVTNAKPHIGANVIVNLDLKNFFQSISYNRVKELFCGLGYSEPTATIFGLICTTAEIAINGQINYTASENRHLPQGSPASPAISNLVCRNLDSRLAAIAENIGFCYTRYADDLTFSASEDVSSKISNLIKNTKFIITSEGFTVNDNKTKIADKSMQQEVTGVIVNTKLNISKKTLKAFRATLYQIEQEGLSGKTWGKSTNLIAAITGFANYVAMIHPNKGAEFKSSVERIKQKYGNSQTDEVRF is encoded by the coding sequence ATGTCCAGCAAAAATCTCAGCACTAACCTATTAGCGACTGAAAGTAATCTAGAAAAGTTGCAAATTGATAGTTTAGCACTTTTGCGATGGCTACGCCCGCCGCAGGCATCGCATGGTTTAGCTGAATATAATACTCCTGAAGAAATAGCCTTCGCAATGGGAATCAGCCTAGAAAAACTGCGGTTTTTAGCAACTAGTACATCCCTAATTAAACATTACCTCCCTTTCAAAATCTCAAAAAAGACAGGTGGAGAAAGAATCATTTCTGCACCAAAGCCTGAACTTAAAGCTGCTCAAAGGTGGATTCTAGAGAATATTTTAGAGAAATTAGAAATTCATAATGCAGCGCACGGCTTTTGTAAAAATCGTTCCATAGTCACCAATGCTAAACCCCATATTGGTGCAAACGTAATAGTCAATCTTGATTTAAAGAATTTTTTTCAGTCAATTTCTTACAACCGTGTCAAAGAATTATTTTGCGGGCTTGGTTATTCAGAACCTACGGCGACAATTTTCGGGTTGATTTGTACGACTGCTGAAATAGCAATAAATGGACAAATTAACTATACAGCTTCAGAAAACCGCCATTTACCTCAAGGTTCGCCTGCAAGTCCCGCTATTTCTAATCTAGTTTGCCGTAATCTCGATAGTCGTCTTGCTGCGATCGCTGAAAATATTGGGTTTTGCTATACGCGGTACGCTGACGATTTAACATTTTCTGCTTCTGAGGATGTATCGTCCAAAATATCTAATTTGATTAAAAACACTAAATTTATTATTACTAGTGAAGGTTTTACCGTTAATGATAATAAAACCAAGATTGCCGATAAATCAATGCAGCAAGAAGTAACAGGTGTTATTGTAAATACAAAATTAAATATATCTAAAAAGACATTAAAAGCCTTTCGTGCAACTCTATATCAAATTGAACAAGAAGGTTTATCAGGAAAAACTTGGGGGAAATCAACTAATTTAATTGCCGCAATTACCGGATTTGCAAATTATGTAGCAATGATTCACCCGAACAAAGGTGCAGAATTTAAATCAAGCGTGGAACGCATCAAGCAGAAATATGGTAACTCCCAAACTGATGAAGTTCGTTTTTAA
- a CDS encoding Uma2 family endonuclease, translating to MISTISRRYSLDEYRAIEEKAEGRSEYRDGEIVPMAGGTLKHSRIGGNIFAFFKFLLRDTQFEPINSDLRLWIPEHRRGVYPDVMIFDGEPQLNAERLDEVLNPTLIVEVLSPSTADYDRLSKFRMYRSIGSFREYLLVEQDEPFVERYSKQAQGWLLSEFSGLELSIPLDSVNIELPMAEIYRGVVFE from the coding sequence ATGATTTCTACCATCTCGCGCCGCTACAGCTTGGATGAATATCGTGCGATCGAAGAAAAAGCCGAAGGACGCAGCGAATATCGAGATGGAGAAATTGTACCTATGGCCGGAGGAACGCTTAAACACAGCCGCATCGGTGGCAATATTTTTGCCTTTTTCAAGTTTTTGCTGCGTGATACTCAATTTGAGCCAATTAACAGCGATTTACGGCTGTGGATTCCCGAACATCGACGTGGGGTATATCCAGATGTGATGATTTTTGACGGTGAACCGCAATTAAATGCTGAACGTTTAGATGAAGTCTTGAATCCTACGCTGATTGTTGAAGTTCTATCTCCTTCCACCGCAGATTACGACCGACTTAGTAAATTTCGGATGTATCGTTCAATTGGGAGTTTTAGGGAATATTTATTAGTCGAACAGGATGAACCTTTTGTAGAACGCTATAGCAAGCAAGCTCAAGGTTGGTTGCTCAGTGAATTTAGTGGTTTAGAGCTATCTATTCCTTTGGATTCAGTGAATATTGAATTGCCGATGGCGGAAATTTATCGCGGCGTTGTTTTTGAGTAA
- a CDS encoding slipin family protein: MWQTFYIKLNEIGILYHRSDFKKILQPGTHTYFGRHWQVKIYDLNQPQAQIENLELLLRSHEAELQQHLLIIRTAFNQAALVRCGQNWVNIAPNQLRAFWRGFIEVESHLFNLEESLELPSFFVQQLRSVTLNGLKKFQISESEIGLLYLQNNFVRPLESGEYAFWSVDRDVTVRTLSRIIPNPDFPLEDVLIEKHPDFIAAYCQTVQLLTSQVAIVRYRGKVISILPPTSRKLFWQGVEVEILDISADAQLQPALVAELVEGSAEVKLLSRNCLHICQVPAQHVGLVYINQEFQGQRSPGVHAWWLFGRSFQTEVIDLRLQNMEVSGQDILSKDKVPLRLNLTAGFRIQDPLRAKNGLSDISGFLYKELQFALRGAVGERNLDGLLEDKGAIDRSISEYIRQKAADYGIEVDSVGVKDIILPGEIKSILSKVVEAEKAAQANVVRRREETAATRSMLNTARVMEDNPVALRLKELEVLERIAEKIDRIQVNGSLDNILTDLIRMNPQ; encoded by the coding sequence ATGTGGCAAACATTTTATATCAAACTTAACGAAATCGGCATCTTATATCATCGCAGTGATTTTAAGAAAATCTTGCAGCCGGGTACACATACATATTTTGGTCGGCATTGGCAAGTCAAAATTTATGACCTCAATCAGCCACAAGCTCAGATTGAAAACCTAGAATTGTTGTTGCGAAGTCACGAAGCGGAACTGCAACAACATTTATTGATTATCAGAACCGCATTCAACCAAGCTGCTTTAGTCCGTTGCGGTCAGAATTGGGTAAACATTGCACCAAATCAATTACGAGCTTTTTGGCGTGGTTTTATTGAGGTAGAATCTCATCTCTTTAACTTAGAAGAAAGCTTAGAATTGCCTAGTTTTTTTGTGCAGCAGTTGCGCTCAGTTACCTTGAATGGACTGAAGAAGTTCCAAATCTCCGAGTCTGAGATCGGTTTGCTATATCTGCAAAATAATTTTGTGCGACCTCTAGAATCAGGAGAGTATGCTTTTTGGTCAGTAGATAGAGATGTTACAGTCCGAACTCTCAGTCGAATTATCCCTAACCCAGATTTTCCCCTAGAAGATGTACTCATTGAAAAACATCCCGATTTTATTGCTGCTTACTGTCAAACCGTGCAATTACTGACTTCACAAGTTGCAATTGTGCGATACCGAGGTAAAGTGATTTCTATTTTGCCGCCTACAAGCCGCAAACTATTTTGGCAGGGTGTTGAAGTGGAAATTCTGGACATCAGCGCTGATGCTCAGTTACAGCCTGCTTTAGTGGCTGAGTTGGTTGAGGGTTCAGCAGAAGTGAAATTGCTCAGTCGTAACTGTTTGCATATTTGCCAAGTTCCCGCCCAGCATGTGGGACTAGTATACATTAATCAAGAGTTTCAAGGACAGCGATCGCCAGGAGTACATGCTTGGTGGTTATTTGGCCGCTCTTTTCAAACCGAAGTCATTGACCTGCGACTCCAAAATATGGAAGTATCTGGTCAAGACATCCTCTCTAAAGATAAAGTACCTCTGCGGTTGAATTTGACGGCTGGCTTCCGCATCCAAGACCCATTGAGGGCAAAAAACGGGTTATCAGATATTTCTGGGTTCTTGTACAAAGAATTACAGTTTGCTTTGCGTGGTGCAGTCGGCGAACGCAACTTAGATGGTTTATTAGAAGATAAAGGTGCAATTGATAGAAGCATCTCTGAATACATCCGCCAAAAAGCCGCAGACTATGGAATTGAAGTAGATTCTGTAGGTGTGAAAGATATTATTTTACCTGGTGAGATTAAGAGTATTTTGAGCAAGGTAGTCGAGGCAGAAAAAGCCGCTCAAGCCAACGTAGTCAGACGTAGAGAAGAAACTGCTGCTACCCGCAGTATGCTAAACACCGCCAGAGTGATGGAGGATAACCCCGTGGCATTGCGTTTGAAGGAACTCGAAGTATTAGAGAGGATTGCAGAGAAGATCGATCGCATTCAAGTTAACGGCAGCTTGGATAATATTTTAACAGACTTGATTCGGATGAATCCACAGTGA